A genomic region of Capnocytophaga canimorsus contains the following coding sequences:
- a CDS encoding AGE family epimerase/isomerase: MKHSELYKKTLLEDVIPFWEKHSLDHEFGGYFTCLDREGNVFDTDKFIWLQGRQAWTFAMLYNQVEKNPKWLEISKLGVEFLKNHAMDSDGNFYFALTRDGKPLVQPYNIFSDCFAAMAFSQYAKASGDKTYKKLAISTYHNILKKQNNPKGKYEKTTDVRPLKGFSLPMILSNLVLELESVLSEEEINKTIDFSINEVMNVFLDAETGIIFENVRPDGSKEDSFNGRLLNPGHGIEAMWFMIDIAVRRGDQSLIEKATQTILNILNYSWDEKHGGILYFMDSKGNPPQQLEWDQKLWWVHLETLVALSKAYLHTKNSEIWTWYEKVHNYAWSHFSDPEYGEWFGYLNREGKPLLTLKGGKWKGCFHVPRAMFQCWKTFEKIENQ; the protein is encoded by the coding sequence ATGAAACACAGCGAACTTTACAAAAAAACATTACTGGAAGATGTTATTCCTTTCTGGGAAAAACATTCGTTAGACCACGAATTTGGCGGATATTTCACTTGCCTTGACCGTGAAGGAAACGTTTTTGACACCGATAAATTCATCTGGTTGCAAGGACGACAAGCGTGGACTTTTGCGATGCTTTACAATCAGGTAGAGAAAAACCCAAAATGGCTTGAAATCTCAAAACTAGGCGTTGAATTTCTGAAAAATCACGCAATGGACAGCGACGGGAATTTCTATTTTGCACTCACTCGCGATGGCAAACCGCTGGTTCAACCTTACAACATTTTTTCGGATTGTTTTGCAGCGATGGCTTTTAGTCAGTATGCAAAAGCCTCGGGTGATAAAACTTATAAAAAACTAGCTATCAGCACATATCACAACATATTAAAAAAACAAAACAATCCCAAAGGCAAATACGAAAAAACAACCGATGTGCGTCCGCTCAAAGGGTTTTCACTCCCGATGATTCTTTCTAATTTGGTTTTGGAATTGGAAAGCGTTCTTTCAGAAGAAGAAATCAACAAAACGATAGATTTCAGTATCAACGAAGTAATGAACGTGTTTTTAGATGCTGAAACAGGTATTATTTTTGAGAATGTTCGCCCTGACGGGAGCAAAGAAGATAGCTTTAACGGTCGATTGCTAAACCCCGGTCACGGCATCGAAGCGATGTGGTTTATGATTGATATTGCCGTACGTCGTGGTGACCAATCGCTTATTGAAAAAGCGACACAAACCATTCTTAACATCCTCAATTACAGTTGGGACGAAAAACACGGAGGCATTCTGTATTTTATGGATTCCAAAGGAAATCCGCCACAACAATTGGAATGGGACCAAAAACTTTGGTGGGTGCATTTAGAAACTTTGGTAGCACTTTCAAAGGCGTATTTGCACACCAAAAACTCGGAGATTTGGACGTGGTACGAAAAAGTACACAACTATGCTTGGTCGCATTTCTCTGACCCTGAGTACGGTGAATGGTTCGGTTACCTGAATCGGGAAGGAAAACCTTTGCTCACTCTTAAAGGCGGAAAATGGAAAGGCTGCTTCCACGTGCCGAGAGCTATGTTCCAATGTTGGAAAACTTTTGAAAAAATTGAAAATCAATAA
- a CDS encoding FadR/GntR family transcriptional regulator: MPMDSIKPIENVSLVDRVEQRIMEYIKENNLKPGDSLPKEIQFSEWLGVSRTAIREAMSRLRTLGLVESKKHRGMILKEPDLVENFEKMLNPQILDEATLQDLFEFRLMFEIGMADFVFARKTHEQIRELEQLVSESENVQCNDKHFSLETEVKFHKALYKMANNNMLFKFQRILLPVFQYVHELQKSELNYHSWGGGFTDAPQKVVTHKDLVRELKEGTPQSFREAMRMHLDPHFKRNLKNRGELL, encoded by the coding sequence ATGCCGATGGATAGTATCAAACCGATCGAAAATGTGTCTTTGGTGGATCGGGTGGAACAACGTATTATGGAGTACATCAAAGAAAATAATTTGAAACCTGGGGACTCGCTCCCCAAAGAAATACAATTTTCGGAATGGTTGGGGGTAAGCCGAACGGCAATTCGTGAGGCAATGTCACGTTTGCGTACCTTAGGGCTGGTCGAATCCAAAAAGCATCGAGGTATGATTCTAAAAGAACCCGACTTGGTAGAGAATTTTGAAAAAATGCTCAATCCTCAAATATTAGATGAAGCCACCCTGCAAGACTTATTTGAATTTCGGCTGATGTTTGAAATCGGTATGGCCGATTTTGTCTTCGCTCGAAAAACTCACGAGCAAATTCGGGAATTAGAACAATTAGTAAGCGAGAGTGAAAACGTTCAGTGCAATGACAAACATTTTTCCCTTGAAACGGAAGTAAAATTCCATAAAGCATTGTACAAAATGGCAAACAACAATATGCTCTTTAAGTTTCAGCGAATATTACTCCCTGTTTTTCAGTATGTTCACGAATTGCAAAAATCCGAATTAAATTACCATTCTTGGGGTGGAGGATTTACCGATGCCCCCCAAAAAGTAGTAACCCATAAAGATTTGGTTCGCGAACTTAAAGAAGGTACTCCACAATCCTTCCGTGAGGCAATGCGTATGCACTTAGACCCACATTTTAAGCGAAATTTAAAAAACAGAGGTGAACTACTTTAA